The following are encoded together in the Lathyrus oleraceus cultivar Zhongwan6 chromosome 3, CAAS_Psat_ZW6_1.0, whole genome shotgun sequence genome:
- the LOC127131666 gene encoding uncharacterized protein LOC127131666: protein MAEYEACIYGLEASIDLRIKVLEVYDDSALVISQVKCDWETRDSKLIPYKDHIRKLVPYFDEISFHHIPREENQLADALATLASMFKFKWKNEAPTIHIYHLDEPTYCLAIEDDPDNKPWFYDIKTFLEKQQYPEGIPITDKKALRRLFSNFFLSGDVLYKQNYDSLLLRCMDRHEASMIIKPIHEGCEGVHVKVLLWPRRFIGMGITGR, encoded by the coding sequence atggcagaatatgaagcatgtatctacGGTTTGGAGGCATCCATCGACTTAAGAATCAAGGTTCTTGAGGTGTACGATGATTCAGCTCTGGTAATAAGTCAGGTAAAATGTGATTGGGAGACTCGGGATAGCAAGTTAATACCCTATAAAGACCATATCAGAAAACTGGTACCCTACTTTGATGAAATCTCTTTTCATCATATTCCCAGGGAAGAAAATCAGTTAGCAGATGCTCTAGCCACACTAGCATCTatgttcaaattcaaatggaagaatgaagcaccgACCATCCATATTTACCACTTAGATGAACCAACATATTGTCTAGCTATCGAGGATGATCCTGATAATAAGCCCTGGTTCTATGACATAAAGACATTTCTGGAGAAACAACAGTATCCCGAGGGTATACCTATTACTGATAAGAAGGCTCTGAGAAGACTCTTTTCCAACTTTTTCCTAAGCGGTGATGTGTTATACAAGCAAAATTATGATTCTTTACTGcttagatgcatggatagacacgaagcaagTATGATCATAAAACCCATACATGAAGGCTGCGAGGGTGTACATGTGAAGGTCTTGTTGTGGCCAAGAAGATTCATCGGGATGGGTATTACTGGACGATGA